Genomic DNA from Streptomyces sp. PCS3-D2:
CTCGCCGGGCAGCGGCTCCGCGCGAGCGAGTCGGCCGACCCGCTGGACGCGGAGCAGGCGAAGCTGCTGGAGCAGTACCTCGCCGCCTTCGAGTCCTACGACATCTCCCGCCTCACCGCGCTCCTGCACGAGGACGCCATCATGTCCATGCCGCCGTTCGACCTGTGGCTGCAGGGCACGACGGACATCGCCGCGTGGCACCTGGGCCAGGGCATCGGCTGCAAGGGCTCCCGCCTGGTCCCGACGACCGCGAACGGCATGCCGGCCTTCGGCCAGTACCGGCCGCGCGAGGACGGCCTTCCCGGGCACACCCCGTGGGCGCTGCAGGTGCTGGAGGTCTCAGACGGCCGGATCGTCGGCCTCAACGCCTTCCTCGACACGGCCCGGTGGTTCCCGCTGTTCGGCCTCCCCGAGCAGCTCGACGAGTCCTACGAGGTCCAGCAGGGCGCGTAGGGCGGGCGCGGCACCGGTCACCCGCAGCGGACGCCCCCGCGCGGTCAGTCGCAGCCGGGCCAGCACCTCCACGGCGCCCAGGCCCGGGGCGGTGACGGCCCGCGCATCGCACTCCACCGCGCGGGCCCCGCCCTCGTAGAGGCGGGCCAGGCGCGC
This window encodes:
- a CDS encoding STAS domain-containing protein, with the translated sequence MEITRLVLPGPAPTAPDAATLCARLARLYEGGARAVECDARAVTAPGLGAVEVLARLRLTARGRPLRVTGAAPALRALLDLVGLVELLGEAEQREPPGRVEEGVEADDPAV